The Maniola hyperantus chromosome 9, iAphHyp1.2, whole genome shotgun sequence genome includes a region encoding these proteins:
- the GMF gene encoding glia maturation factor gives MSGQNVNVCDIGEDVKEVLKKFRFQKHSTNAALILKVNREKQALEVDKELENVELEELQDILPSHQPRFIVYSYKMEHNDGRTSFPMCFIFYTPRDAHMELQVMYAATQRALAAAVGAPRLLEVREIDELTNDWLNEKLRR, from the exons ATGTCCGGCCAAAACGTAAACGTGTGCGACATCGGCGAAGATGTAAAAGAAGTCCTGAAAAAGTTCCGTTTCCAAAAACACTCGACTAATGCTGCACTGATTTTGAAG GTGAACAGAGAGAAACAAGCGCTGGAGGTGGACAAAGAGCTGGAGAATGTGGAGCTGGAAGAGCTGCAAGACATCCTGCCCTCACACCAGCCCAGGTTCATTGTGTACAG CTACAAAATGGAACACAATGACGGACGGACATCATTTCCGATGTGCTTCATATTCTACACACCGCGCGATGCACATATGGAACTACAG GTAATGTACGCGGCAACGCAGCGCGCCCTGGCGGCGGCCGTGGGCGCGCCGCGACTGCTGGAGGTGCGCGAGATCGACGAGCTCACCAACGACTGGCTCAACGAGAAGCTGCGGAGATAG